The following DNA comes from Montipora foliosa isolate CH-2021 unplaced genomic scaffold, ASM3666993v2 scaffold_54, whole genome shotgun sequence.
ccactctgggaaaggagTCTTCGGTTCCTGTGATGCACCATGAttcaagtgatcttggatcaattatcctttttcggatcatcccaaagaagCGCACCCAAAGTGACTTGGAATTAACCAAACATTTGAGTGACGTGTACTTATCCAATCAAAATGGCCCGTATCCCTGCGTACAGGCTACTCAAAGAGGCGGTCAATGTGGGCAGGGGGTCCTTTGTTTCTCCCGCTCATCATTCTCATCCTGTTAGAAATCTCGGGCGCTCCTCTACACAGGCTAAGATTAAACCTGTATCAAACATCTACAAATTTCTCAGTTCTCGCTTGAGTATTTTTCCACTGGCTGTTTTAGGGATCTGCTCTACAAATGCTACCCCTCCCCTGAGTTTTTTGTAGGGGGCCACTCTTTCAGCAACAAATTCAATTATTTCTGTCTCAGTGACTTCTCCTTTTGGAACAACAAATGCTTTTGGAACTTCTCCGGCAGATTCATGAGGAATTCCAATGACTGCAACATCCATAACCTTTGGGTGTGCGTGAAGAAGAGCTTCCAATTCAGCTGGGGCCACCTATATTTGAGattattaatatcattattattatttaagtcAAAGAGTAACTCGGAATGATCCTATTCTTTTTAGGAGGACCTTTTTGGGTGATGCACCATTGAAGGGCTAAAAGCCTCACTCCCCTTTTGTGTTCAAATATAAAAGAAACCTTGTTCTGACATTTTTTCAGgagaaggggggaggggggcagtCTTAACAGTTTTTGAAGTGAATACAGTGGGGAGAAGGAACTATTGACCAATCTATTTACGTCgctaagataaaaaaaaaaaaatttaccgGAAATCCTTTGAATTTGATGAGATCTTTTATCCTGTCCACAATGTAAAAGTGTCCATCCTTGTCATAGTATCCAATGTCCCCACTATGAAACCATCCATCGGGTGTGATGCTTTCTGCAGTGGCTTTCTGGTTATTGAGGTAACCTAAAACAGGAAAGCCAAATAATGCAGGAAAAAACGTTACTCTATATTGAACCTGCTGCTTTTCAGCATTGCCGTtccgacggcgacggcgacggcgacggcgacggcgacggcgacggcgacggcgacggcgacggcgacggcgacgacgacggcgacgacgacgacgacgacgaccactactactactactactactactactactacgatactactactactactttgcAAATCTTCAAATATTAGGGAACAAAATTCCCTCATAGATGTAATGGAACCAGAACTGGGAAAAATCTGAATCCCAGATGGGAGTTGAGCACACAACCGTCCCAGATCGATCTAGATGAGCTATTACCAAAGAGCTACTAAAGCTATGGTGAGTATAGAGACTATATGATGCAGTTCTGGTCAAATCTCATAGAAAACCCGTTATCGCCTTATCCTCCAATAGCACAGTGGTTATAGTTGCCTGCGTGGCTGGCAGGATTGTTGGCGCAGGAGGCAAATAACGAGCGGCaaagccgcgcggagaatggggaagGATGCTGTGAACAGCtcccctccccattctccgtaCGGCTTGGTGCCTCCCGGCAGCTACGTAGGCTATGGTTAAAGTATTCATAGCTGGATCTTTAAGAATCATGGATTAAAATCCCATCTAGGACTCAGTTTTTTGTCTAAAACTTAAACTTTTTAAATAAACTTCTCACGGCttaaaaatcctttaaaaatgCCCTGACGCTCATCTCAAGGCTAGAACACCTAACAGTTGCCAACAGAATGCGGGAATTACATTTCCACTGTCATAGATTTAACAGTTAGCCTTTCAGAGAACTTCTCCAGGCAACCAAGACACATTTCTCTGCAGTTgctggtttttctttttcaatccgTTCTCCATGTTTTAGAAATGAATCTCTAAGACCCTCTAACCTTTCATAACAGTCGGTCCTTTGATGCACACCTCTCCATTTTGGTTTGGACCAAGAGGCTCACCTGTTTGAACATCAACCACCTGTAATACAGTGTTGAAGCGTCAATGTTGTTGTTTATCCTTGAGTTCTGTACTCTTTATATCAGTCTCTATTGACCATTGTGAAAAGTTATGGTGACCAATATTCTGATCATATACAGGGATGTGGTACATGCATGCAACACCAGTTCAAGGGCTAGAGGTGGTCTCCATCTGTAAAGGTGTCtatgtttttccttttagtaTTAAACACGGTCTGTGATAAGGGAACAGCCTCATGCTAGAGTGGACGTCTCTGTTGTAGTCTATATGTACcaaacaacattgtttgggcCACAACAGTAGCAGTAGCAGAATGCCAGTTGGACCTTAGCTTCCTGCATTCCCTTTCTCTATACCAACTCTGTAGTGGGGTCATTTGGTTCAAGGATTCATCGTCGTAGCGAGTCACTAGAGAAGCACATGCCACTATTTTCCCACTTCTTAATAGTATGTGCGTAGTAAGAGGGACTTAACGATCtgcgacggcgacgtcgacgaaaacgtaaCTTTGCGATATCGTAAGTCTGTCGCGATTATTggatctcgttcgcgtcgtacaatatgggcgaagtattctaaaaatgaattggtacgagcggtttcagactaaaaatagagaacgaaagGTTAcgttcacgttgtcgtcaaaaactcaaatttggtgatttcacgttgttgttgtgcagagaaccgcaaaaatatgcgCTAAAATACGTGCAGCACGactatttttcctcttttaaccaatgatattactgttttgtggcgttatCGTTTCAGTTGCCGTCGTAGTTtcgtaaactccctaatattgGATGATCTTTAGACATCTGACCTTTTTGACACGTGAAGACATTCATTTGGACTCTCGATCACCATCTTCTGGGATTCCAACTACtgtctttgatttttggcttGAAGAGACCATAAGAATGGTGCCAGAGCCCCCTACAGTACCTTGTTGTTTGGaactctttcactttcatttaattACTGGCAGAACAACCTGTGCCAAACTTCCTCGCATTAAAGACATAGCGGTAGAAATCTCACCTTTGCTTGAAGATTTGGCAAAACTGTCCCAGAAGAACCAGGCTTCCAGTCATTTCGAGGACAGAGCGTTGCTGCTGGGCTTGTCTCTGTCAGGCCATAACCTAAAAATTATAACGTCAATGCCGATAACTTGGTGTCCAGTAACAACACGTCAAATAAGTTATGTCTCCTTAAAACAAGTTTATCTACATCTACTCTACATGTTCCatcactcggcaaagtccctatttgacttatggctgtttctgcttaggtggcctcatataCACCACAagctttttagagacatcattGCCAAGCCGGCCctcttctgctggagagaacaggacagccacaacaccggggacttcatcccctactcttctcgaatagtgtgtgggttctttaaccaacagggaacttatgaacatggaagatatttgtgagatggggcctacggcttatagtccttatccgaaaagacttgaaagtataatcatttgcagatgaaattacaaaggcagaaatttctcctcagttattttaagatcctgagtgttgatccggcctgGGTACGAACCTgtgacctcccgcatgacagcccgatgctcaaccaactgagccatcggtgCGCAAAAAAGGTGAATGGGTGTTAGCCCTTCTTTAGGGGGAATTGGCTTGGCATTGTGGTTTCAGCATCTCAGGGACGCATAAAATATTATAATTCACTTGACGAAAGTCTAatgctcgaaatgtcagctgaCACTAATCTTTCTTATGTTACTTAATTTACCTTTGTCGACTCGGTTGGGAAAACCAAATTTCCAAGGACAATGGTTCATAAATTAGTTCTAACAGAACATTTAGACACAGGGTTGAAGTGTCCTTCAAAACAGGTGATATGTCATGAAGGATGGCAGGATGTCAAGACTTCAGATCATGGCATATATGGGCATTAATTAGTAATCAGTAACAAAAGGATTAAAACCTGAAAATTTCCACATTGAATGGGATTTGAAGCCAAGACCTCTTCAATACTGGTGCAGTGCTCTACTAAGAGAGCaacaatgaatgaagggggtagtttctaaagaaactgtggtgctgcgtcggtggggaagtagtatacaaaaatttggttttatcaacggagttgataatgtaaattggccaccgtacagagattctaaaagctgacgtttcgagcgttagccctttgtcagagcgaagggcaaacgctcgaaacgtcagcttttagaatctctgtacggtggccaatttacattatcaactccgttgataaaaccaaacaatGAGAGGAGTTTGCTAATGAGGCAATATTTGATACAAGGACTGACTCAGGCTAGCACACTTGCGTTCTCTGAAATCTCAGGCTAGTTTTGACAGACATGTCTAGAGGTCAAAAGAGATTTTTATAAGAGTTGTGAAGTGTCCTTTCTTCACTCTGTATCTTGAAGGGTCCCCCAAAGTAAGCCCTTCAGGTGACAAACACAGTTATGAAATCCTTATCACAAGATCCTAAATACTAGGGCCAACAAAGACAATATTGATAACCTTGTTAAGACAAACGATTTATACTTAGGCCTTACATTTTACTTATCCAATCATAGTAATATTATTGTGTCCATTTTTGGACATCAGGGAAGAGTCAAGGCAACTACCGACTTTACCTTGTCCAATATTTACTACAAAAGGAAAACGATCCTTTAATGCAATAGCAAGTTCTTTGCCAAGAGGTGCAGCACCACTCGCAATAGTATCTATGCTTGTTAGATCATAGTTTGCAACCAAAGGACTCTTGGTTAAAAATGGTACGACTGGTGGCACAAGATAAATGCAGTGTATCTAGTAGACAAAAAAGCATCAAAGAAGTCAGTAATGCAAATAGTATTTTGCTCCCCCTCCCCCTAGTTTGAGTTGGGTACCAATTGAGTCTATGCATCTTATAGCAAGTTTCAATTGAatatcgtaaaaccaaaaccaaagtaattactttggccaatcggaaaggagggagacaatccggtaaaccaataaaaactcgaagtaattacacgtagccggcacaaagcgcgggaaaatatgcacgtGGGAGCcaggattggttttggtttcacttctggttggttgaaaaagtggcgcgagatctctgaaccagtcactgagtgcggaagtaatcataaaccaaagcaattcgctaattactttcgaaactcaattgaaaacctctctatAGCAAATAATTGCTTTTCCATCCCTGTTCGTGGCGTTGTGACCTTCCATGTCATTCCAATTAACATTTAGTAATGATTACTTACTTGGTCATACAATGGACGACGGCTATATAAACTCTCGTCATACTTAAGCCAGAAGTTTGGCCATGTTCAAGAAATTTCCTAGACAAACGACCTTCAGTTGTTGAGAGGCTCTTCTTCCATGTTTGATGTTATACTGCATACTTTAAGAAGTGACTTTCAAGATAAAGATTCGGTGACTATTCAAACCGTTCTAAATTCAAACATTCAGGATTTTCACCGAGCTAGTCGAGTCGAAATAATTTTCTGCAAGGCACGGACCATGAAAAGAGATTCATTCAGTGTCATACCcttcatagacaaaagtagcaCGTTAGTATGAAATATCTCCCACTGTACAGACAATTCTAAATGATGGACCTACCTTAAAATCTTGTACGAGCCTGAGCATTTGTTCCCCATCAAACTGCTGCATGCAGATTATCTTCCCACCACGCATTAAATATTGCGCCATAATGACCACCATACCAAAAATATGGAAGAATGGGAGAAGTCCAAGGGCTGTTCCTTGGAATGGATGAGGCCTGTATGCCTCATGAAGCAGCATGCACATTTGTGCCACTATGTTATTATGAGTTAGCATGACTCCTTTAGGAAAGCCAGTTGTTCCACTAGAGTATGGCATGACACAAATATCCTCTTTTGGACTGACTGGCACTTTACTAGGAAATGCTGAACCGTCGTCATCCAAAAGTGTGGCGAGTGGCTCACAGCCTTCTGCTTCCCCAATGACAAACACATCACGAATTCCAACTTCTAATGCTGCTTTCTTCGCTTTGTCAGCATTCGGAGGTACAGTGACAATATATTTAGCACCTGCATCTTTCAGCTGGTAAGCTGACTCCCTTTCCGTGAGAGTGGGATTCAATGTTGTTACCACCCCACCGAGAGCAATCActccaaaaaataaaatgggATATTCAGGTACATTTGGAAGGTACATTGCAAATACATCCCCTTTCTTGAAACCTCTTTTTGTTAAAGCTGATCCTAACTTTTCAATTGAAGTACTGAGATCATTATATGTGTATGTTCGTCCTGAGGAACTGtcgatctaaacgagtaaaaagaaaaatggactTTTATGAcccaataaaataattatctaTTTGCGAATGCActataatacactttgtttgccccctagGGCATTCGAAAATGAAGAATGGCACTATATATAATAATGTATACTGGCACTAATTAATAGAAATATTATACATCACAAGCTGAAACGGTATAAAGAAGTTTTCCGTCTTTTTTGTTATCATTGTTTGTCTGTACACTGTCAGTTCAGAGCCATATCATTCGTTTATATAGGGAACTTTTCTCTTACCAGATTTCAACTAGACGTTGTGGTGTTATTAATCATATTAGAGGTGAATCTTTGTCAAAGAAAATGGCTTCTTCTTGCCAGGTCTCTTCGGTTTTCAAGTGTTAATTTGTTCATCCATTTTGGACTTCAGTATAACATCAATTGTCAAGGtctctttgtttgttttaatttgtcACGAGACGAGTCGTGGATCACGAAGACCCGACAGTTCCCAACAGCCAGGAAACAAAAGTTGGTGACAAACTATTGCtagttttcactcacgtgatcaacagccatgtttttcaaggaaaacaaaaggaagcgtttgcataataatagagttaaattcccggaggatttggtcggggcaccaacatggccgccttttctttgtttagggcaccaacatggcggtcgtgacgtcatgtgaaaaccgagaattagaGCGTTGGTAACTTTCGCGTACAAGTATTCTTGAAAATTTATGGTGTGATCGTTACCGTAATGTAACGTGATGATATTTACGTACGACATCAAACTAacggcgcgttcgattgaccctattccggaataagaatacgtgaagtgatgatttaaaacggtatgtctggcgttttgaagcaacaaggatgatAAAGATATGTCTAAAATAGCATTgtagcaagtgtttgacaattttcatgtgaatctccgtaaaaacgaaggatttctaacttctattccatttattcctattccggaatacggtcaatcgaatgcaccctaAACGTAATTCgatcaaaaatattttgcgcGGTTGCTTTTGCAGCTGAGAGCAATTTGTGTGCGTTCCTTAATCTTAGCGTATCGTAAGCAGACCTTGTTTAGCGGTCTCTATACTTTACGCGGGACTTTACGCCAACCGTATATAGTAACTCGGTTAAATTTAAACGCAATTGACAAAAATGGTTTGAAACAGACGTATCTGGAGTCTTTCACCTAACAGTGTCATCTAATTAAAATACTAACTGATTCACCGTTTCCTTTCACCCTGAC
Coding sequences within:
- the LOC137990073 gene encoding uncharacterized protein, which codes for MANSFLSLGIKRFLNHGVFRRSFVSMVRRVDIALENTSTRKETSVRKTSLLTQLTRTARTATFTRLYSNEAGIVHSKYTVDIPEQSVTEFVTSKFREYGDDIAMIDSSSGRTYTYNDLSTSIEKLGSALTKRGFKKGDVFAMYLPNVPEYPILFFGVIALGGVVTTLNPTLTERESAYQLKDAGAKYIVTVPPNADKAKKAALEVGIRDVFVIGEAEGCEPLATLLDDDGSAFPSKVPVSPKEDICVMPYSSGTTGFPKGVMLTHNNIVAQMCMLLHEAYRPHPFQGTALGLLPFFHIFGMVVIMAQYLMRGGKIICMQQFDGEQMLRLVQDFKIHCIYLVPPVVPFLTKSPLVANYDLTSIDTIASGAAPLGKELAIALKDRFPFVVNIGQGYGLTETSPAATLCPRNDWKPGSSGTVLPNLQAKVVDVQTGEPLGPNQNGEVCIKGPTVMKGYLNNQKATAESITPDGWFHSGDIGYYDKDGHFYIVDRIKDLIKFKGFPVAPAELEALLHAHPKVMDVAVIGIPHESAGEVPKAFVVPKGEVTETEIIEFVAERVAPYKKLRGGVAFVEQIPKTASGKILKRELRNL